A genomic window from Gossypium hirsutum isolate 1008001.06 chromosome D10, Gossypium_hirsutum_v2.1, whole genome shotgun sequence includes:
- the LOC107914844 gene encoding non-lysosomal glucosylceramidase isoform X5 translates to MANQFSIFISRDGGNKKYASVLAPGQHEGLGKTSDEGISSWGWNLNGQHSTYHALFPRAWTIYDGEPDPDLKVSCRQISPFVPHDYRDSSLPTAVFVYTLVNTGKERAKVSLLFTWANSIGGISHLSGDHVNEPFIGEDGVSGVLLHHKTAKGNPPVTFAVAASETQNVNVTVLPCFGLTEGSFITARKMWGKMMQDGQFDRENFNIGPSMPSSPGETLCAAVSASAWVEPHGKCTIAFALAWSSPKIKFSKGSSYHRRYTKFYGISERAAVDLVHDALTNYKHWEEEIEKWQSPILEDIRLPEWYKFTLFNELYFLVAGGTVWIDSSSPSADVKSDQDPPIKVESKNIKVTEAEMNCRHSTGFEHTSTSGCNSSTGVGLKQNGSSTIPRKKRSCKHFSHHLKTEDQLDGNEDVGRFLYLEGVEYIMWCTYDVHFYASFALLELFPKIELNIQRDFAKAVLSEDGRKVKFLAEGNYGIRKVRGAVPHDLGTHDPWNEMNAYNIHDTSKWKDLNSKFVLQVYRDFAATGDMAFGIEVWPAVRTAMEYMEQFDRDDDGLIENDGFPDQTYDAWTVHGVSAYCGCLWLAALQAAAAMAQRLGDKFFAETCKTKFFSAKSAFEKKLWNGSYFNYDSGSSSNSKSIQADQLAGQWYTSSSGLGPIFDEFKTRSSLQKIFDFNVMKVKGGRMGAVNGMHPNGKVDESCMQSREVWTGVTYAVAANMLLAGMEEEAFTTAEGIFIAGWSEEGFGYWFQTPEGWTTNGHYRSLIYMRPLAIWSMQWVLSPPKAIIEAPKINMMDRIVISPATFSLSLPETRVRKIANKTACFGNSSLQCTC, encoded by the exons ATGGCTAATCAATTTTCT ATATTTATATCTCGCGATGGAGGGAATAAGAAGTACGCATCAGTTTTGGCTCCCGGACAGCATGAAGGACTAGG CAAAACTAGTGATGAGGGTATTTCTTCATGGGGATGGAATCTGAATGGTCAGCATTCTACATACCATGCTTTGTTTCCTAGAGCATGGACAATATATGATG GTGAACCAGATCCAGACCTAAAAGTGTCCTGTCGACAGATATCACCTTTTGTGCCACATGATTATAGGGACAGCAGTCTTCCAACAGCTGTTTTTGTCTACACG TTGGTGAATACTGGAAAAGAAAGGGCAAAAGTCAGCTTACTCTTCACTTGGGCG AATTCAATTGGTGGAATTTCACACTTATCAGGAGATCATGTCAATGAACCATTCAT AGGTGAAGATGGAGTTTCTGGCGTACTTCTTCATCACAA GACTGCTAAGGGGAACCCTCCTGTCACTTTTGCGGTTGCTGCATCTGAAACACAGAATGTCAATGTAACAGTTCTACCCTGTTTTGGTCTAACTGAAGGAAGTTTTATAACAGCAAGGAAGATGTGGGGAAAAATGATGCAG GATGGACAATTTGATCGTGAAAATTTCAATATTGGACCAAGCATGCCTTCATCACCTGGAGAGACATTGTGTGCTGCAGTTTCAGCCTCTGCTTGGGTGGAACCTCATGGAAAGTGCACCATTGCATTTGCTCTTGCTTGGTCTTCTCCAAAAATAAAGTTTTCGAAAGGGAGCTCATACCATCG GAGATACACAAAATTCTATGGCATATCTGAAAGAGCAGCTGTGGACTTGGTTCATGATGCACTAACAA ATTACAAGCATTGGGAAGAAGAGATTGAGAAATGGCAAAGCCCTATCCTCGAGGATATAAGGCTGCCAGAATG GTATAAATTCACTCTGTTTAATGAGCTCTACTTTTTGGTTGCTGGTGGAACTGTTTGGATAG ATTCTTCCTCGCCATCTGCAGATGTGAAAAGTGATCAAGATCCACCAATAAAAGTAGAaagcaaaaatataaaagtaactGAAGCTGAAATGAATTGTAGGCATAGTACTGGGTTTGAACATACTAGTACAAGTGGTTGCAACAGTTCAACCGGTGTTGGGTTAAAACAGAATGGCAGTTCAACTATTCCCAGGAAAAAACGAAGCTGCAAGCACTTCTCGCATCACTTGAAAACGGAGGATCAACTTGATGGCAATGAAGATGTTGGTAGGTTCCTGTACTTGGAAGGAGTTGAATATATCATGTGGTGCACTTACGATGTACATTTCTATGCATCATTTGCCCTTCTTGAGCTTTTTCCCAAAATTGAACTCAATATTCAACGTGACTTCGCCAAAGCAGTTTTATCTGAGGATGGAAGGAAAGTAAAGTTTCTAGCAGAGGGTAATTACGGAATTCGTAAGGTTAGAGGAGCTGTCCCTCATGATCTAGGGACACATGATCCTTGGAATGAAATGAATGCATATAATATACATGATACAAGCAAATGGAAGGATCTGAATTCCAAGTTTGTGCTTCAAGTGTACAGAGATTTTGCTGCCACAGGAGATATGGCATTTGGTATTGAAGTTTGGCCTGCTGTACGCACTGCAATGGAATACATGGAACAATTTGATAGAGACGATGATGGCCTCATTGAAAATGATGGATTTCCAGATCAAACATACGATGCTTGGACTGTTCATGGTGTGAGTGCTTACTGTGGTTGCTTATGGCTTGCCGCGCTCCAAGCTGCTGCTGCAATGGCCCAGCGGCTAGGCGATAAGTTCTTTGCTGAAACATGCAAAACCAAATTTTTTAGTGCAAAATCAGCATTTGAGAAGAAACTATGGAATGGTTCTTATTTCAACTATGACAGTGGGTCTAGTAGTAATAGTAAGTCGATACAAGCAGACCAACTGGCAGGACAATGGTACACATCATCTTCAGGCTTGGGTCCCATCTTTGATGAGTTCAAAACAAGAAGTTCTCTTCAGAAAATATTTGATTTCAATGTGATGAAAGTTAAAGGAGGCAGGATGGGTGCTGTAAACGGAATGCATCCGAATGGAAAAGTGGATGAGTCTTGTATGCAGTCACGTGAAGTATGGACCGGTGTTACCTATGCTGTTGCGGCAAATATGCTTCTTGCTGGAATGGAGGAAGAAGCATTCACTACAGCTGAAGGTATTTTCATTGCAGGCTGGTCAGAAGAGGGTTTCGG ATACTGGTTCCAGACACCGGAAGGTTGGACAACCAATGGGCATTACCGATCACTTATATACATGAGGCCTCTTGCAATATGGAGTATGCAATGGGTATTATCTCCACCTAAAGCAATTATTGAGGCCCCTAAAATAAATATGATGGACAGAATTGTGATTTCGCCGGCAACATTTTCATTGTCTCTTCCCGAAACACGAGTTAGAAAAATCGCAAATAAAACAGCGTGCTTCGGGAATTCTTCATTGCAATGTACATGCTGA